In the Drosophila virilis strain 15010-1051.87 chromosome 4, Dvir_AGI_RSII-ME, whole genome shotgun sequence genome, TCAGACGACGCCTTTTTCAAATACTTGATAACTTATTCACCATATTTGAGAGAGTATAAAAGTACTCTTTGTATTCTGTGCGaattttaaaatctttaaatagCTCTGCCCACGCTATCTAAGGCCGaaagcaagaacaacaataagcgTAAGCTTCGACATATAAATTCTGTTGTTTGCCAAATTTAAGCCGCGAAAAGTTCATAAAGGTCGCCTTAGTTGCATTTCGGCTATTCTGATCAGTGCATATTGTTCCAGCCGAAGCATATTCGGACCACAAACACCGACGTTAACTAAGAATGCATATAGAAGTAAAGTTGTATGACACATTCGACCCTATCAAAGgaaagtttttcaatatagAAAGTTGCCTATCATTGTTTGCCTTCTCCGTTTCTCGCCGTTTTGATGTTGGTCACAGAACCAACGAAATCAACCGGAAGTCGTAGGTTCCGCCATAAATATAATGTTATGAGCGCTACTTTAAGAATGAAAGCAATTGGTaaccaaataaaattgttttcaaatgtCAGACACGCAAATGTTACCTAGCCTAAGTAGTTGTAGTTATGTGAGTAGCCAATGCGAATATTTACTCGTAtcgcattatttttatacttcTCCGGCTGACCCTAGATCGCGCGCTCCGATTAGGGTCCTGCCTTACTTGTTGGCCGCTTGAGGTGGAGGCTTGCAGCCCTTGTTGCCAGTGGTTAGAGAGAGACGGAGAACAATTGACGAGTAATCCAGTCGAGAGTGCTCGACTATGAGATACCTTGTTACCATAAATCCTAATCTCTCCTATCTTTGCCCCTTACTTCTCTACCCCTAtctacctctctctctttttgccTCCTATCTTTTTTCTCCATCCGGAtcttttttcccttttttctATCCTTCCCTTCATCTACTTTCTCTCTAGCTTTATCTATCTCTATgtcctccctctctctctctctctctttttatgATATTTGTTATCTGTTTTGTAAGTTTCATCTTAATATTAAACTTGTTTGGGAAAAGGAAAACCAAAAGAAACTGACGCAAAGTTATAAAATATCTTGCAAAGATAGCTTTGACTTATCTATCCAAATCAATTTCTGAGAAACGATtgtcatttataaattaaactgcttaaatataaataaatttactttttacCTAAAGACGTTCTTTACAATCCGAAACTGAAGATAATCTTTAACTAATTGCCGGTCAACTCATATCACAAGCCGAGGCTAGTAGCTTTAATTTGTCCGGACAACGACGGGTTATCCCCGGTTACTTCAATAGTGAAAGATAAAATCGTAGCTAATAATAGATTTAGCTACTTCACCAAGAACATTTCGCGAATTTGTTGGTTTGTATAAGAGAAGAATGCGAAAAAGTCGAAAGTCGAAAGGTCGAAAGGGGACAAAGAGTCAACTATTTGGAATAGGTTGGATTGGTAGCTTGGTGAGGGAACAAAGAACAACATTTCGTGCGATGGAAGTCAGCGATAAGTGCTTGCGGGCTGGGCTGGTCTGGTCGGGTTGGGGCGGGTCGTACAAATTTGGATGCGGGCTCGAACTCATTTTGGTAgtcataaaaattgaaatataattgATTGGCATGGTTGTCGAAGTTCCTGCCGAATGACGCAGTCGCTGGGCTAAATAAGTTGACTTGTAATTGAAGACACAATTaagttggttttatttttggattGGAGGAGCGTGTTCCTTGATGACAACAAAGTTTCGAACTCTGCTCAAACTTTGACCATTTAACTCAATTAGCTGCAGCGCCTAAAGTTGTTTGTATTTCTTTTATGTTTGTGtaacttaatatttataaatggcGTCTATGTCTTTTCTTACAGGGATCTCATCGTTGTCAAGCTCTGGTGATCCAGAACGTCTGCCGGAGCTGCCGCCGGGGGACGAGCAGCGCCTGCAACGAGCTGCCCTACATTTGCAGCAGAAGCTTATACTGCGCGAATGGCTGCGGGAGTATCGCATGCAGCATCATTACCAGCGTCTGTTGGCCGTTGAGGTGGCCTCGCTGGAGGACGTATACTGGCTGGAGGACTCGCGTGCCAGCAAGATACTCGGCAAGGACTGGCAGCTGTGGTCGACGGCGCGTCAAGGCCTGCCCACATCGAAGGCACAGCTAGACGCTCTGAAGGCGCAGCTGTGGTCAACGGTGGTCAAGTCCAGTCAGCATCAGGACGCCTGGACATGGGGCGGCATGCTGGTGGTGTCTGTTTCCGTTGCCGGTCTGGTCACACTTGCCGCCATGACACAGCCCTCCCTGGCGCCCGAGGCGCGCCACTCGCTGCTTCAGTATGTAACCGGAAAGTATTTGCTGCCTGCCAACTGTAGGGTGCAGTGGGACTGGAAGGATCCGGCCCGAGTGGGCGGCACCATGTGCTTCGTAGTGCGCTTCTTTCAGCGCAACGGCCAGCCCTATCCAATCTGTGATACCGACCAGTTCTTTGTGGAGGTCACCGAGGGTACACGCAAAGTGGTCACAATCAGCGAGCTGGGCTCGTCCACAGATCCCAATAATGCCAACATTGCCAAAGTCAAGTTTACGGTCCGCACCGCGGGCCAGTACAAGATCTCAGTACTTATCGGCGCCAGCCACATTGCCGGCTCGCCCTTTGTACGCAACTTTCTGCCCGGCGCCATCGATCCGCGCAGATCTAGGTTCATCCGCCCGGCCAGTACGCTCATCTGCTGCGCAAGTGCTCCCACCCTGATGCATATCGAGCCCAGGGACGAGTTCGGCAATGCCTGCCTGTTTGAGCAGTCCGACGAGGCGGTTCAGGTAACTTTTGCCTACTAGCCCGGAAATCTAATTCCTAATCTAACAACTGCCTTCTCCTGCAGGGCTACCGCGTGGCCATCTATGATCTGCACGGCGTATCCGTCGAGAAGCTCCAGCATGCCATTGCCTTTAGCTACGACCGCGTCAACTCGCGCGTCTCGGTGACTGCTCTCTTCCCGGAGCCCACGTGCTTGCGCGCCATCATTAGCTATCGCGACCAGCAGCTGCCCAATGGGGACTTTGATATAATCGTGCTGAGCAGTAAGTATATAGATTGCAACTATACTTTTCTCTGATTATATGAGGATCAACTCCCAATCTCAACCGTGAGAGTGACGTatcacacatatacacacacacaacttaGAGCCTAGTTCACAAAGGTAGACGGGCAGAAAGACGgaccttttatttttatcaactCAGCTAGTTTGCTAGGAAATAGGATACATCCCCCATTCTCCCAAACATCTCCTGTTTACTTTATTCAGTCTTCAGCAACTCGATAGCTTATAATTGTCGTTAATCTATTTACACTTGAATGCAATTTGAAGGTAGCGACACAACGCTCGTGCACAAGAACATAGCCTCGCGGAAGCACAACATTTGCTACGAGGCGAAGCTGCTGAGCATCTACGGAACGACGAGGAGCAAGCCGCGCAAGGTGATGTGCTATGTGGGACCGAAACAGGTGAGTCTCATAGTTGCAGATGAAATTGATTGTGCGAAATGTTCAGGCTCAGAACTCGTTGATTTTTCAGGTGACGATCAAGGAAATGATATTAAAGTTCATTCCCAAACGTATTGCGACCTTTCGGCTCTGTCCGTCGACCAAGTTCCACTTTCTACCCCAGCTGGTAAGTCAGCTGCACGGGCCGGTCTTCATCATAGACGATGGTGCGCAGCCGCGCATTGAGCTAGCCTCAAAGGATCGCAACATAATTGCAGCCACCTTTACGCATTTTCTGCTGAAGAACATTGGCGGCTCTGAGACTTTTAAGGACAAACAGGATTTCTTCTATCACGAGGTG is a window encoding:
- the LOC6628206 gene encoding apoptosis-resistant E3 ubiquitin protein ligase 1 isoform X4, translated to MLKGSLKVLIAIVLSLMFTISLVKIVLLIWSSYPDWLHHYTRHEHQTSFTADEWHAYKRLFRDKGISSLSSSGDPERLPELPPGDEQRLQRAALHLQQKLILREWLREYRMQHHYQRLLAVEVASLEDVYWLEDSRASKILGKDWQLWSTARQGLPTSKAQLDALKAQLWSTVVKSSQHQDAWTWGGMLVVSVSVAGLVTLAAMTQPSLAPEARHSLLQYVTGKYLLPANCRVQWDWKDPARVGGTMCFVVRFFQRNGQPYPICDTDQFFVEVTEGTRKVVTISELGSSTDPNNANIAKVKFTVRTAGQYKISVLIGASHIAGSPFVRNFLPGAIDPRRSRFIRPASTLICCASAPTLMHIEPRDEFGNACLFEQSDEAVQGYRVAIYDLHGVSVEKLQHAIAFSYDRVNSRVSVTALFPEPTCLRAIISYRDQQLPNGDFDIIVLSSSDTTLVHKNIASRKHNICYEAKLLSIYGTTRSKPRKVMCYVGPKQAQNSLIFQVTIKEMILKFIPKRIATFRLCPSTKFHFLPQLVSQLHGPVFIIDDGAQPRIELASKDRNIIAATFTHFLLKNIGGSETFKDKQDFFYHEVRKFHASYYHEKMALKVHREKILESSMKATKGFSVSDWCGNFEVTFQGEQGIDWGGLRREWFELVCSALFDSRGGLFCTFHDKHQALVHPNPTRPSHLKLKYFEFAGKMVGKCLFESALGGSYRQLVRARFSRSFLAQLIGLRVHYKYFEQDDPDLYLSKIKYILDTDLDDTDTLELYFVEDLYDASGQLNKTIELIPNGAKTRVTNATKNQYLDALAQQRLCNSVKDEVDSFLKGLNAIIPDNLLSIFDENELELLMCGTGEYSVSDFKSHHIANGNSAEFRRVLAWFWAGVSNFSQTEMARLLQFTTGCSQLPPGGFQELNPQFQITAAPTFGNLPTAHTCFNQLCLPDYESYEQFEKSLLLAISEGSEGFGMV
- the LOC6628206 gene encoding apoptosis-resistant E3 ubiquitin protein ligase 1 isoform X7, which encodes MWSPESEINSIAMATTMRHSQSSSSGISSLSSSGDPERLPELPPGDEQRLQRAALHLQQKLILREWLREYRMQHHYQRLLAVEVASLEDVYWLEDSRASKILGKDWQLWSTARQGLPTSKAQLDALKAQLWSTVVKSSQHQDAWTWGGMLVVSVSVAGLVTLAAMTQPSLAPEARHSLLQYVTGKYLLPANCRVQWDWKDPARVGGTMCFVVRFFQRNGQPYPICDTDQFFVEVTEGTRKVVTISELGSSTDPNNANIAKVKFTVRTAGQYKISVLIGASHIAGSPFVRNFLPGAIDPRRSRFIRPASTLICCASAPTLMHIEPRDEFGNACLFEQSDEAVQGYRVAIYDLHGVSVEKLQHAIAFSYDRVNSRVSVTALFPEPTCLRAIISYRDQQLPNGDFDIIVLSSSDTTLVHKNIASRKHNICYEAKLLSIYGTTRSKPRKVMCYVGPKQAQNSLIFQVTIKEMILKFIPKRIATFRLCPSTKFHFLPQLVSQLHGPVFIIDDGAQPRIELASKDRNIIAATFTHFLLKNIGGSETFKDKQDFFYHEVRKFHASYYHEKMALKVHREKILESSMKATKGFSVSDWCGNFEVTFQGEQGIDWGGLRREWFELVCSALFDSRGGLFCTFHDKHQALVHPNPTRPSHLKLKYFEFAGKMVGKCLFESALGGSYRQLVRARFSRSFLAQLIGLRVHYKYFEQDDPDLYLSKIKYILDTDLDDTDTLELYFVEDLYDASGQLNKTIELIPNGAKTRVTNATKNQYLDALAQQRLCNSVKDEVDSFLKGLNAIIPDNLLSIFDENELELLMCGTGEYSVSDFKSHHIANGNSAEFRRVLAWFWAGVSNFSQTEMARLLQFTTGCSQLPPGGFQELNPQFQITAAPTFGNLPTAHTCFNQLCLPDYESYEQFEKSLLLAISEGSEGFGMV
- the LOC6628206 gene encoding apoptosis-resistant E3 ubiquitin protein ligase 1 isoform X1; this translates as MAQIQLMPEDAAISQELILLQACVKLKGFSHQFSEHLDMSLLIYNMQVFWPSHRATKKILPCVSLKLCLRHAIGISSLSSSGDPERLPELPPGDEQRLQRAALHLQQKLILREWLREYRMQHHYQRLLAVEVASLEDVYWLEDSRASKILGKDWQLWSTARQGLPTSKAQLDALKAQLWSTVVKSSQHQDAWTWGGMLVVSVSVAGLVTLAAMTQPSLAPEARHSLLQYVTGKYLLPANCRVQWDWKDPARVGGTMCFVVRFFQRNGQPYPICDTDQFFVEVTEGTRKVVTISELGSSTDPNNANIAKVKFTVRTAGQYKISVLIGASHIAGSPFVRNFLPGAIDPRRSRFIRPASTLICCASAPTLMHIEPRDEFGNACLFEQSDEAVQGYRVAIYDLHGVSVEKLQHAIAFSYDRVNSRVSVTALFPEPTCLRAIISYRDQQLPNGDFDIIVLSSSDTTLVHKNIASRKHNICYEAKLLSIYGTTRSKPRKVMCYVGPKQAQNSLIFQVTIKEMILKFIPKRIATFRLCPSTKFHFLPQLVSQLHGPVFIIDDGAQPRIELASKDRNIIAATFTHFLLKNIGGSETFKDKQDFFYHEVRKFHASYYHEKMALKVHREKILESSMKATKGFSVSDWCGNFEVTFQGEQGIDWGGLRREWFELVCSALFDSRGGLFCTFHDKHQALVHPNPTRPSHLKLKYFEFAGKMVGKCLFESALGGSYRQLVRARFSRSFLAQLIGLRVHYKYFEQDDPDLYLSKIKYILDTDLDDTDTLELYFVEDLYDASGQLNKTIELIPNGAKTRVTNATKNQYLDALAQQRLCNSVKDEVDSFLKGLNAIIPDNLLSIFDENELELLMCGTGEYSVSDFKSHHIANGNSAEFRRVLAWFWAGVSNFSQTEMARLLQFTTGCSQLPPGGFQELNPQFQITAAPTFGNLPTAHTCFNQLCLPDYESYEQFEKSLLLAISEGSEGFGMV
- the LOC6628206 gene encoding apoptosis-resistant E3 ubiquitin protein ligase 1 isoform X2, which codes for MAQIQLMPEDAAISQELILLQACVKLKGFSHQFSEHLDMSLLIYNMQVFWPSHRATKKILPCVSLKLCLRHAIGISSLSSSGDPERLPELPPGDEQRLQRAALHLQQKLILREWLREYRMQHHYQRLLAVEVASLEDVYWLEDSRASKILGKDWQLWSTARQGLPTSKAQLDALKAQLWSTVVKSSQHQDAWTWGGMLVVSVSVAGLVTLAAMTQPSLAPEARHSLLQYVTGKYLLPANCRVQWDWKDPARVGGTMCFVVRFFQRNGQPYPICDTDQFFVEVTEGTRKVVTISELGSSTDPNNANIAKVKFTVRTAGQYKISVLIGASHIAGSPFVRNFLPGAIDPRRSRFIRPASTLICCASAPTLMHIEPRDEFGNACLFEQSDEAVQGYRVAIYDLHGVSVEKLQHAIAFSYDRVNSRVSVTALFPEPTCLRAIISYRDQQLPNGDFDIIVLSSSDTTLVHKNIASRKHNICYEAKLLSIYGTTRSKPRKVMCYVGPKQNSLIFQVTIKEMILKFIPKRIATFRLCPSTKFHFLPQLVSQLHGPVFIIDDGAQPRIELASKDRNIIAATFTHFLLKNIGGSETFKDKQDFFYHEVRKFHASYYHEKMALKVHREKILESSMKATKGFSVSDWCGNFEVTFQGEQGIDWGGLRREWFELVCSALFDSRGGLFCTFHDKHQALVHPNPTRPSHLKLKYFEFAGKMVGKCLFESALGGSYRQLVRARFSRSFLAQLIGLRVHYKYFEQDDPDLYLSKIKYILDTDLDDTDTLELYFVEDLYDASGQLNKTIELIPNGAKTRVTNATKNQYLDALAQQRLCNSVKDEVDSFLKGLNAIIPDNLLSIFDENELELLMCGTGEYSVSDFKSHHIANGNSAEFRRVLAWFWAGVSNFSQTEMARLLQFTTGCSQLPPGGFQELNPQFQITAAPTFGNLPTAHTCFNQLCLPDYESYEQFEKSLLLAISEGSEGFGMV
- the LOC6628206 gene encoding apoptosis-resistant E3 ubiquitin protein ligase 1 isoform X3, which translates into the protein MAQIQLMPEDAAISQELILLQACVKLKGFSHQFSEHLDMSLLIYNMQVFWPSHRATKKILPCVSLKLCLRHAIGISSLSSSGDPERLPELPPGDEQRLQRAALHLQQKLILREWLREYRMQHHYQRLLAVEVASLEDVYWLEDSRASKILGKDWQLWSTARQGLPTSKAQLDALKAQLWSTVVKSSQHQDAWTWGGMLVVSVSVAGLVTLAAMTQPSLAPEARHSLLQYVTGKYLLPANCRVQWDWKDPARVGGTMCFVVRFFQRNGQPYPICDTDQFFVEVTEGTRKVVTISELGSSTDPNNANIAKVKFTVRTAGQYKISVLIGASHIAGSPFVRNFLPGAIDPRRSRFIRPASTLICCASAPTLMHIEPRDEFGNACLFEQSDEAVQGYRVAIYDLHGVSVEKLQHAIAFSYDRVNSRVSVTALFPEPTCLRAIISYRDQQLPNGDFDIIVLSSSDTTLVHKNIASRKHNICYEAKLLSIYGTTRSKPRKVMCYVGPKQVTIKEMILKFIPKRIATFRLCPSTKFHFLPQLVSQLHGPVFIIDDGAQPRIELASKDRNIIAATFTHFLLKNIGGSETFKDKQDFFYHEVRKFHASYYHEKMALKVHREKILESSMKATKGFSVSDWCGNFEVTFQGEQGIDWGGLRREWFELVCSALFDSRGGLFCTFHDKHQALVHPNPTRPSHLKLKYFEFAGKMVGKCLFESALGGSYRQLVRARFSRSFLAQLIGLRVHYKYFEQDDPDLYLSKIKYILDTDLDDTDTLELYFVEDLYDASGQLNKTIELIPNGAKTRVTNATKNQYLDALAQQRLCNSVKDEVDSFLKGLNAIIPDNLLSIFDENELELLMCGTGEYSVSDFKSHHIANGNSAEFRRVLAWFWAGVSNFSQTEMARLLQFTTGCSQLPPGGFQELNPQFQITAAPTFGNLPTAHTCFNQLCLPDYESYEQFEKSLLLAISEGSEGFGMV
- the LOC6628206 gene encoding apoptosis-resistant E3 ubiquitin protein ligase 1 isoform X5 → MLKGSLKVLIAIVLSLMFTISLVKIVLLIWSSYPDWLHHYTRHEHQTSFTADEWHAYKRLFRDKGISSLSSSGDPERLPELPPGDEQRLQRAALHLQQKLILREWLREYRMQHHYQRLLAVEVASLEDVYWLEDSRASKILGKDWQLWSTARQGLPTSKAQLDALKAQLWSTVVKSSQHQDAWTWGGMLVVSVSVAGLVTLAAMTQPSLAPEARHSLLQYVTGKYLLPANCRVQWDWKDPARVGGTMCFVVRFFQRNGQPYPICDTDQFFVEVTEGTRKVVTISELGSSTDPNNANIAKVKFTVRTAGQYKISVLIGASHIAGSPFVRNFLPGAIDPRRSRFIRPASTLICCASAPTLMHIEPRDEFGNACLFEQSDEAVQGYRVAIYDLHGVSVEKLQHAIAFSYDRVNSRVSVTALFPEPTCLRAIISYRDQQLPNGDFDIIVLSSSDTTLVHKNIASRKHNICYEAKLLSIYGTTRSKPRKVMCYVGPKQNSLIFQVTIKEMILKFIPKRIATFRLCPSTKFHFLPQLVSQLHGPVFIIDDGAQPRIELASKDRNIIAATFTHFLLKNIGGSETFKDKQDFFYHEVRKFHASYYHEKMALKVHREKILESSMKATKGFSVSDWCGNFEVTFQGEQGIDWGGLRREWFELVCSALFDSRGGLFCTFHDKHQALVHPNPTRPSHLKLKYFEFAGKMVGKCLFESALGGSYRQLVRARFSRSFLAQLIGLRVHYKYFEQDDPDLYLSKIKYILDTDLDDTDTLELYFVEDLYDASGQLNKTIELIPNGAKTRVTNATKNQYLDALAQQRLCNSVKDEVDSFLKGLNAIIPDNLLSIFDENELELLMCGTGEYSVSDFKSHHIANGNSAEFRRVLAWFWAGVSNFSQTEMARLLQFTTGCSQLPPGGFQELNPQFQITAAPTFGNLPTAHTCFNQLCLPDYESYEQFEKSLLLAISEGSEGFGMV
- the LOC6628206 gene encoding apoptosis-resistant E3 ubiquitin protein ligase 1 isoform X6 yields the protein MLKGSLKVLIAIVLSLMFTISLVKIVLLIWSSYPDWLHHYTRHEHQTSFTADEWHAYKRLFRDKGISSLSSSGDPERLPELPPGDEQRLQRAALHLQQKLILREWLREYRMQHHYQRLLAVEVASLEDVYWLEDSRASKILGKDWQLWSTARQGLPTSKAQLDALKAQLWSTVVKSSQHQDAWTWGGMLVVSVSVAGLVTLAAMTQPSLAPEARHSLLQYVTGKYLLPANCRVQWDWKDPARVGGTMCFVVRFFQRNGQPYPICDTDQFFVEVTEGTRKVVTISELGSSTDPNNANIAKVKFTVRTAGQYKISVLIGASHIAGSPFVRNFLPGAIDPRRSRFIRPASTLICCASAPTLMHIEPRDEFGNACLFEQSDEAVQGYRVAIYDLHGVSVEKLQHAIAFSYDRVNSRVSVTALFPEPTCLRAIISYRDQQLPNGDFDIIVLSSSDTTLVHKNIASRKHNICYEAKLLSIYGTTRSKPRKVMCYVGPKQVTIKEMILKFIPKRIATFRLCPSTKFHFLPQLVSQLHGPVFIIDDGAQPRIELASKDRNIIAATFTHFLLKNIGGSETFKDKQDFFYHEVRKFHASYYHEKMALKVHREKILESSMKATKGFSVSDWCGNFEVTFQGEQGIDWGGLRREWFELVCSALFDSRGGLFCTFHDKHQALVHPNPTRPSHLKLKYFEFAGKMVGKCLFESALGGSYRQLVRARFSRSFLAQLIGLRVHYKYFEQDDPDLYLSKIKYILDTDLDDTDTLELYFVEDLYDASGQLNKTIELIPNGAKTRVTNATKNQYLDALAQQRLCNSVKDEVDSFLKGLNAIIPDNLLSIFDENELELLMCGTGEYSVSDFKSHHIANGNSAEFRRVLAWFWAGVSNFSQTEMARLLQFTTGCSQLPPGGFQELNPQFQITAAPTFGNLPTAHTCFNQLCLPDYESYEQFEKSLLLAISEGSEGFGMV
- the LOC6628206 gene encoding apoptosis-resistant E3 ubiquitin protein ligase 1 isoform X8; translated protein: MWSPESEINSIAMATTMRHSQSSSSGISSLSSSGDPERLPELPPGDEQRLQRAALHLQQKLILREWLREYRMQHHYQRLLAVEVASLEDVYWLEDSRASKILGKDWQLWSTARQGLPTSKAQLDALKAQLWSTVVKSSQHQDAWTWGGMLVVSVSVAGLVTLAAMTQPSLAPEARHSLLQYVTGKYLLPANCRVQWDWKDPARVGGTMCFVVRFFQRNGQPYPICDTDQFFVEVTEGTRKVVTISELGSSTDPNNANIAKVKFTVRTAGQYKISVLIGASHIAGSPFVRNFLPGAIDPRRSRFIRPASTLICCASAPTLMHIEPRDEFGNACLFEQSDEAVQGYRVAIYDLHGVSVEKLQHAIAFSYDRVNSRVSVTALFPEPTCLRAIISYRDQQLPNGDFDIIVLSSSDTTLVHKNIASRKHNICYEAKLLSIYGTTRSKPRKVMCYVGPKQNSLIFQVTIKEMILKFIPKRIATFRLCPSTKFHFLPQLVSQLHGPVFIIDDGAQPRIELASKDRNIIAATFTHFLLKNIGGSETFKDKQDFFYHEVRKFHASYYHEKMALKVHREKILESSMKATKGFSVSDWCGNFEVTFQGEQGIDWGGLRREWFELVCSALFDSRGGLFCTFHDKHQALVHPNPTRPSHLKLKYFEFAGKMVGKCLFESALGGSYRQLVRARFSRSFLAQLIGLRVHYKYFEQDDPDLYLSKIKYILDTDLDDTDTLELYFVEDLYDASGQLNKTIELIPNGAKTRVTNATKNQYLDALAQQRLCNSVKDEVDSFLKGLNAIIPDNLLSIFDENELELLMCGTGEYSVSDFKSHHIANGNSAEFRRVLAWFWAGVSNFSQTEMARLLQFTTGCSQLPPGGFQELNPQFQITAAPTFGNLPTAHTCFNQLCLPDYESYEQFEKSLLLAISEGSEGFGMV
- the LOC6628206 gene encoding apoptosis-resistant E3 ubiquitin protein ligase 1 isoform X9, which codes for MQHHYQRLLAVEVASLEDVYWLEDSRASKILGKDWQLWSTARQGLPTSKAQLDALKAQLWSTVVKSSQHQDAWTWGGMLVVSVSVAGLVTLAAMTQPSLAPEARHSLLQYVTGKYLLPANCRVQWDWKDPARVGGTMCFVVRFFQRNGQPYPICDTDQFFVEVTEGTRKVVTISELGSSTDPNNANIAKVKFTVRTAGQYKISVLIGASHIAGSPFVRNFLPGAIDPRRSRFIRPASTLICCASAPTLMHIEPRDEFGNACLFEQSDEAVQGYRVAIYDLHGVSVEKLQHAIAFSYDRVNSRVSVTALFPEPTCLRAIISYRDQQLPNGDFDIIVLSSSDTTLVHKNIASRKHNICYEAKLLSIYGTTRSKPRKVMCYVGPKQAQNSLIFQVTIKEMILKFIPKRIATFRLCPSTKFHFLPQLVSQLHGPVFIIDDGAQPRIELASKDRNIIAATFTHFLLKNIGGSETFKDKQDFFYHEVRKFHASYYHEKMALKVHREKILESSMKATKGFSVSDWCGNFEVTFQGEQGIDWGGLRREWFELVCSALFDSRGGLFCTFHDKHQALVHPNPTRPSHLKLKYFEFAGKMVGKCLFESALGGSYRQLVRARFSRSFLAQLIGLRVHYKYFEQDDPDLYLSKIKYILDTDLDDTDTLELYFVEDLYDASGQLNKTIELIPNGAKTRVTNATKNQYLDALAQQRLCNSVKDEVDSFLKGLNAIIPDNLLSIFDENELELLMCGTGEYSVSDFKSHHIANGNSAEFRRVLAWFWAGVSNFSQTEMARLLQFTTGCSQLPPGGFQELNPQFQITAAPTFGNLPTAHTCFNQLCLPDYESYEQFEKSLLLAISEGSEGFGMV